In one window of Miscanthus floridulus cultivar M001 chromosome 12, ASM1932011v1, whole genome shotgun sequence DNA:
- the LOC136495514 gene encoding uncharacterized protein, which produces MAVPNYTYLKLKMPGPNSVITIESTYEHAYNCDVKCIKYAEALMEAETLIANLDWLDGEGPDSKRRAETFEPVEAIKLVLVDPACLDDWALRISATLDIK; this is translated from the coding sequence atggcagtccccaactacacctaccttaagctcaagatgccaggtcccAACAGCGTCATCACAATTGAGTCCACATATGAACATGCATACAACTGCGATGTCAAGTGCAtcaagtacgccgaggctctcatggaggccgagaccctcattgcCAACCTTGACTGGCTCGATGGCGAGgggcctgactccaagcgtcgcgccgaGACGTTCGAGCCtgtggaggccatcaagctcgtcctagTTGACCCCGCCTGCCTCGATGactgggcgctgaggatcagcgccaccctcgacatcaaatag